A single Henriciella sp. AS95 DNA region contains:
- a CDS encoding UrcA family protein yields MKLTKILALSTLIGLQFTIASAAHAANTSEKFEFNYNPALISTQAGRVEIKQNLTIEARNFCKNGMSLRHAVRHERACTRALISEANAQIADRHPIWNENITPVAERPNRIRRAYKALTPGLR; encoded by the coding sequence ATGAAACTGACCAAGATATTAGCCCTCTCAACCCTTATCGGCCTGCAATTTACCATCGCAAGCGCGGCTCATGCGGCCAATACGTCTGAGAAGTTCGAGTTCAACTACAATCCGGCGCTCATCTCGACGCAGGCCGGTCGTGTTGAAATCAAGCAAAACCTGACGATCGAAGCGCGTAACTTCTGCAAGAACGGCATGTCGCTTCGCCACGCCGTGCGCCACGAGCGGGCCTGCACACGCGCTCTCATTTCGGAAGCAAACGCACAGATTGCCGATCGCCATCCGATCTGGAACGAAAATATTACGCCCGTTGCGGAGCGACCGAATCGCATCCGCCGCGCCTACAAGGCCCTCACCCCCGGCCTTCGCTAG
- a CDS encoding thermonuclease family protein — protein sequence MVRAFKSFFFGRWLRVQGGDVSILPLILLIIMALAVSYWNKSREQTDVLGPVFFSTCSGNVRLNCVVDGDTIWAHGDKIRLADIDAPEVFSPDCPSEKELGQKATIRLAALLNQGQVELRTSGSRDRDKYGRLLRVATVDGRSVGQILISEGLAYRWGNHQQGWCS from the coding sequence ATGGTGCGCGCGTTCAAATCTTTTTTCTTCGGGCGTTGGCTCCGCGTTCAGGGCGGTGATGTTTCGATACTGCCGCTGATCCTGCTCATCATCATGGCGCTGGCGGTCTCTTACTGGAACAAGTCACGCGAGCAGACCGATGTGCTGGGCCCGGTCTTCTTTTCGACGTGCAGCGGCAATGTCCGCCTCAATTGCGTCGTCGATGGCGATACGATCTGGGCACATGGCGACAAGATCCGTCTGGCTGACATCGACGCGCCTGAAGTTTTCTCGCCTGATTGCCCATCGGAGAAAGAGCTCGGACAGAAAGCCACCATCCGTCTCGCAGCCCTGCTCAATCAGGGGCAGGTCGAACTACGCACCTCCGGTTCGCGAGACCGCGACAAGTATGGCCGCCTGCTGCGTGTCGCGACAGTCGATGGCCGGTCGGTCGGGCAAATCCTGATTTCTGAAGGTCTCGCCTACAGGTGGGGCAATCACCAACAGGGTTGGTGCTCATAA
- a CDS encoding M20/M25/M40 family metallo-hydrolase: MKYVLSALGLCLVGCSSASVEPAPSTVPFNIENYTAEYHDQDRALDNLKTLSSDEFEGRKTGTEGNRRAMAWIEARLRESGVSPAKKDGYQAPFTAPNFDAPENVIEGTNLVAAIRGTTTPRTALLISAHYDHLGAADGIYNGADDNASGVAALLETIAWFQDNPPQNSIIFAFFDAEEQGIVGSSSMVDTLSTTEKENIAINLNLDMVARADKGELYAVGGYHFPELIPVIEDVASRAPLKLLRGHETPDLGIDDWSFASDHAPFLRSGIRILYLGVEDHADYHRPSDEFDKVNPAAFARSIDTVIMTAEALDDWVAQEQSDADQ; the protein is encoded by the coding sequence ATGAAGTACGTTTTATCAGCGCTCGGCCTCTGTCTGGTTGGGTGCTCAAGCGCGTCTGTGGAACCAGCGCCTTCAACCGTCCCGTTCAATATCGAAAACTACACCGCCGAGTATCATGATCAGGATCGAGCCCTCGATAACCTGAAGACACTTTCGTCGGATGAGTTTGAGGGCCGGAAAACCGGAACTGAGGGCAATCGCCGGGCAATGGCGTGGATAGAGGCCCGACTTCGCGAAAGCGGCGTCAGCCCCGCCAAAAAGGATGGCTACCAAGCGCCTTTCACTGCGCCAAATTTCGATGCGCCGGAAAACGTGATCGAGGGGACGAACCTCGTCGCTGCGATAAGGGGGACAACGACCCCACGAACCGCCCTTCTGATCTCTGCGCACTATGATCACCTTGGCGCGGCGGACGGAATTTATAATGGCGCAGACGACAATGCGTCAGGCGTCGCCGCTCTTCTGGAAACAATCGCCTGGTTTCAGGACAACCCACCCCAGAACTCCATCATATTTGCCTTCTTCGATGCTGAGGAACAGGGCATTGTTGGCTCATCGTCCATGGTCGACACGTTAAGCACAACCGAAAAAGAGAATATCGCGATCAACCTCAATCTCGACATGGTGGCCCGGGCCGACAAGGGCGAACTTTACGCCGTGGGCGGCTATCACTTTCCGGAACTCATTCCAGTGATTGAGGATGTCGCCTCGCGGGCGCCGCTGAAACTCCTGCGCGGACACGAAACGCCGGACCTTGGCATTGACGACTGGTCGTTCGCATCCGATCACGCGCCATTCCTGCGCTCGGGCATCCGCATCCTGTATCTCGGCGTCGAAGATCATGCTGACTATCACAGGCCAAGTGATGAGTTCGACAAGGTGAACCCGGCAGCGTTCGCCCGTTCGATCGACACGGTGATCATGACCGCAGAAGCGCTTGATGATTGGGTCGCGCAGGAACAGAGCGACGCTGATCAGTAA
- a CDS encoding BolA family transcriptional regulator yields MAMDRETLESHLKDAFPDAEITLTDLAGDNDHWQAEIVSPQFAGVPRVKQHQMVYAALKGKMGGELHALALKTKAPA; encoded by the coding sequence ATGGCAATGGATCGCGAAACACTCGAATCCCACCTCAAGGACGCGTTTCCCGACGCTGAGATCACACTAACCGATCTCGCCGGGGACAATGATCATTGGCAGGCCGAGATTGTCTCTCCGCAGTTTGCTGGCGTGCCACGGGTGAAACAGCACCAGATGGTCTACGCTGCTCTAAAGGGAAAGATGGGCGGAGAGCTGCATGCGCTCGCCCTTAAGACCAAAGCGCCCGCTTAG